Proteins found in one Sphingomonas sp. SORGH_AS_0879 genomic segment:
- a CDS encoding 3TM-type holin, which yields MTAEDSADAWTRRARPTFLYVMYALLLWSVPMGVLAGFRPAMAAAMIRGMAAYLAAIPEPLYALFGTGYLGYTVAREWGKRRQ from the coding sequence ATGACTGCCGAGGACAGCGCCGATGCGTGGACCCGCCGGGCGCGGCCGACCTTCCTCTATGTCATGTACGCGCTGCTGCTCTGGAGCGTGCCCATGGGGGTGCTCGCCGGGTTTCGCCCCGCCATGGCGGCGGCGATGATCCGGGGCATGGCGGCGTATCTGGCCGCCATTCCCGAGCCGCTCTACGCGCTCTTCGGCACCGGCTATCTCGGCTATACGGTCGCGCGCGAATGGGGAAAGCGGCGTCAGTAG
- a CDS encoding glycoside hydrolase family 108 protein — translation MGHEDEARVEALIAQVIAREGDYSDHPADRGGATRFGITEAMARADGYDGPMRRLPLARAESLYRRLYWRAPGFDQVAELAPRLAEELFDTGVNMGPAVATGFLQRALNALNRGGRDYADLVPDGRIGPATLAALKAFLRHRGPPGEEVLLKAVEALQGERYLTLAERRPANEAFLYGWLADRLS, via the coding sequence ATGGGGCACGAGGACGAGGCACGGGTGGAGGCGCTGATCGCGCAGGTGATCGCGCGCGAGGGCGACTATAGCGACCACCCCGCCGATCGCGGCGGCGCGACCCGCTTCGGCATTACCGAGGCGATGGCGCGGGCGGACGGCTATGACGGGCCGATGCGCCGCCTGCCGCTGGCGCGGGCGGAATCCCTCTATCGCCGGCTTTACTGGCGCGCGCCGGGCTTTGACCAAGTGGCGGAGCTGGCCCCCAGGCTGGCCGAGGAATTGTTCGATACCGGGGTCAATATGGGCCCGGCGGTGGCGACGGGCTTCCTGCAACGCGCGCTGAACGCGCTCAATCGCGGCGGGCGCGATTATGCCGATCTGGTGCCCGATGGCCGGATCGGCCCGGCGACGCTCGCCGCGCTGAAAGCCTTCCTGCGCCATCGCGGGCCGCCGGGGGAGGAGGTGCTGCTGAAGGCGGTCGAGGCGTTGCAGGGTGAACGCTATCTGACCCTGGCCGAGCGGCGTCCGGCCAATGAAGCCTTCCTCTATGGCTGGCTGGCGGATCGCCTGTCATGA
- a CDS encoding ROK family protein: MTEAQDRIVAGVELGGTKSIVLIGRGRDILVSERLPTTTPAITLAALAQRLAEWHEQYKPEALGIGSFGPIALDKTGMDYGHMLATPKPGWAGADVVGALADGFGDRVAIHTDVTGAALAEGQWGAARGLADHVYVTVGTGVGMGIIVNGQPVSGRMHPEAGHVRVRRVAGDDFAGACPFHGDCLEGLVAGPAIAARAGRPAQELAADDPVWAFVADALAESFAGLFLTLACGRIVIGGGVGVGQPHLLDMVRTATVEKLSGYLPFVDAAQVANRIVHAQLGDQAGPLGTLALARSVLP, encoded by the coding sequence ATGACCGAGGCACAGGATCGGATCGTCGCGGGCGTCGAGCTGGGCGGTACGAAATCGATTGTGCTGATCGGGCGCGGGCGGGACATATTGGTGTCCGAACGCCTGCCCACCACCACTCCCGCGATCACCCTGGCGGCGCTGGCGCAGCGGCTGGCCGAGTGGCACGAGCAGTATAAGCCCGAGGCGCTGGGCATCGGCAGCTTCGGGCCCATCGCGCTCGACAAGACCGGCATGGATTATGGCCATATGCTCGCCACCCCAAAGCCGGGCTGGGCGGGGGCGGACGTGGTCGGCGCGCTGGCGGACGGGTTCGGCGATCGGGTCGCGATCCATACCGACGTGACCGGCGCGGCGCTGGCCGAGGGGCAGTGGGGCGCGGCGCGCGGACTGGCCGACCATGTCTATGTCACGGTCGGCACGGGCGTCGGCATGGGGATCATCGTCAACGGCCAGCCGGTGTCGGGCCGGATGCACCCGGAGGCGGGACATGTCCGCGTCCGCCGCGTTGCGGGCGACGATTTCGCCGGGGCCTGCCCCTTCCATGGCGATTGCCTGGAAGGGCTGGTCGCCGGACCCGCCATCGCCGCGCGTGCGGGCCGTCCTGCACAGGAACTGGCAGCGGACGATCCCGTCTGGGCCTTCGTCGCCGATGCGCTGGCGGAAAGTTTCGCGGGGCTGTTCCTGACGCTGGCTTGCGGCCGGATCGTGATCGGCGGCGGTGTCGGCGTCGGCCAGCCGCATCTGCTCGACATGGTGCGCACCGCCACCGTCGAGAAGTTGTCGGGCTATCTGCCCTTCGTCGACGCGGCGCAGGTCGCCAACCGGATCGTCCATGCGCAACTCGGCGATCAGGCGGGGCCGCTGGGCACGCTGGCGCTGGCGCGGTCGGTGTTACCCTAA
- a CDS encoding MerC domain-containing protein encodes MTGRGNGETAAMTLPPRAHGGLDRLAISASTLCLIHCLVLPVLIAFLPSIAAWADLGEGFHIVMLAIAVPLSTIALWRAWRRHGQVGPAIGGVLGLTLLILGVVFEGGAAGTWLTVAGGMVLAAAHVLNLRADRLAALVAL; translated from the coding sequence ATGACCGGACGAGGCAATGGCGAGACGGCGGCGATGACGCTGCCACCGCGCGCGCATGGGGGACTGGACCGGCTGGCCATCTCCGCCTCGACCCTGTGCCTGATCCATTGCCTGGTCCTGCCTGTCCTGATCGCCTTCCTGCCGTCGATCGCGGCCTGGGCCGATCTGGGCGAGGGCTTTCATATCGTCATGCTGGCCATCGCCGTGCCGCTCAGCACCATCGCGCTATGGCGGGCGTGGCGGCGGCATGGTCAGGTCGGCCCCGCCATCGGCGGCGTACTGGGCCTGACCCTGTTGATCCTCGGCGTGGTGTTCGAGGGCGGCGCGGCGGGGACGTGGCTGACCGTCGCGGGTGGCATGGTTCTGGCCGCCGCACATGTCCTGAACCTTCGCGCGGATCGGCTGGCGGCACTGGTCGCACTATAA
- a CDS encoding glycoside hydrolase family 2 TIM barrel-domain containing protein: MAMKRWALWASLSAMLAHTASAQTTEPRPDWENPAINHIGAEPMHSSFAGFETRATALAGDVAKSRYHLSLDGRWKVHMSPNPEARPVGFQDPARDVSTWREVAVPGILQAQGLSRPVFVGSGYPFPRNAPFIEHRLNEVASYRRDFTVPAHFAGRRLLLTVGAAGAAYYLWVNGEKIGYSEDSKLPTEFDISRAARRGRNVIAIELYRHSDGSYLEDQDFWRVNGIERSITLYAAPQIHIRDLGIEAGLTNEYRDGTLSAEVDLAGAAQATSVRATLLDGKRTVLTRTATPSGTSATITAQVPGVKTWSAEAPNLYTLLVELLDAKGKLIEATSRRIGFRTVEVAGGEVRVNGKRIMIRGVNRHEHDPHTFRIVSEETMRKDIELMKAANINAVRTSHYPNDPRWYDLADEYGLYVMDEANIESHGYLSLTQEKNDPTLNLGHKPEWAAAHLDRVQRMVERDRNHPSVIFWSLGNESGVGPNFEAAAKWIRQHDRTRLINFLGYSMSGWRHPTNAYVDIFAPMYDDVEKLADYAQRPEFTQPLILCEYAHAMGNSLGDFQGYWDVFRKYPKLQGAFVWDWVDQTMILKDKDGHPYWGQGLDYDPDPKDAGLHGDDSPVGDGVIQSDRTPDPEYYEMAHVQSPVHFTHEGGGWQVVNRHDHIDLSRFTLDWTVLENGVETARGSIATPSVAAGASAPLSFALPPAKDATAERSLILRARTRAGAIPPLPAGHVVGWEQFALSAPVFVAAPAGSAVPEESPDAMTLKAGNAVLEIDRETGLVRRYARDGKTLLTGGAPNFTRAPTDNDVGAGVPKSHAMWQYFSEHRRLDDIQRDGNAIVVDHDMGVGSVKMRTRWTMAPDGSATATVRFTPLRATLPDPLRVGLAFATPGQQFGQVSWFGRGPWESYADRKTGAIIARWSGALADQYHDYARPQESGNKTDVRWLQLTGTGVGFRVTGAQPLSVNALPFPYADLAMKPPGKAHSSDIRPHGDGTLLIDAAQVGVGGDTGWNLDGRAHMPYRIALQPLTYSFTIGAAQ; encoded by the coding sequence ATGGCGATGAAACGATGGGCCCTGTGGGCGAGCCTTTCGGCCATGCTGGCGCACACCGCATCGGCGCAGACGACCGAACCCCGGCCCGACTGGGAAAATCCCGCCATCAACCATATCGGCGCGGAGCCGATGCACAGCAGCTTTGCCGGGTTCGAGACGCGCGCGACGGCGCTGGCAGGCGACGTGGCGAAGTCGCGCTATCACCTCTCGCTCGACGGGAGGTGGAAGGTGCACATGTCGCCCAATCCCGAGGCGCGACCGGTCGGCTTCCAGGACCCGGCGCGCGACGTCTCGACCTGGCGCGAGGTCGCGGTTCCCGGCATCCTTCAGGCGCAGGGGCTGAGCCGCCCGGTCTTCGTCGGCAGCGGCTATCCCTTTCCCCGCAACGCGCCGTTCATCGAGCACCGGCTGAACGAAGTCGCCTCCTATCGCCGCGACTTCACGGTTCCCGCGCATTTCGCCGGACGTCGGCTGCTGCTGACCGTCGGCGCGGCGGGGGCGGCCTATTATCTGTGGGTCAATGGCGAGAAGATCGGCTATTCCGAGGACTCCAAGCTTCCCACCGAATTCGACATCAGCCGTGCCGCCAGGCGCGGCCGCAATGTCATCGCCATCGAACTCTACCGCCATTCGGACGGCAGCTACCTTGAAGATCAGGATTTCTGGCGGGTCAACGGGATCGAGCGGTCGATCACCCTCTATGCCGCGCCGCAGATCCATATTCGCGACCTGGGAATCGAGGCCGGGCTGACCAACGAGTATCGCGACGGCACGCTGTCGGCGGAGGTCGATCTGGCGGGCGCGGCGCAGGCCACCAGCGTGCGGGCGACCCTGCTCGACGGCAAGCGGACGGTGCTGACCCGGACCGCGACGCCCAGCGGCACCAGCGCGACGATCACGGCGCAGGTTCCGGGCGTGAAGACGTGGAGTGCGGAGGCCCCCAATCTCTACACCCTGCTGGTCGAACTGCTCGACGCGAAGGGCAAGTTGATCGAGGCGACCAGCCGCCGCATCGGCTTCCGCACGGTCGAGGTCGCAGGCGGCGAGGTCCGGGTGAACGGGAAGCGGATCATGATCCGCGGCGTCAACCGGCACGAACATGACCCGCACACATTCCGCATCGTGTCCGAGGAGACGATGCGCAAGGATATCGAGTTGATGAAGGCCGCGAACATCAACGCGGTCCGCACCTCCCACTATCCCAACGATCCGCGCTGGTACGACCTCGCCGACGAATATGGCCTGTACGTGATGGACGAGGCCAATATCGAGAGCCACGGCTATCTCAGCCTTACCCAGGAAAAGAACGACCCGACGCTCAATCTGGGGCACAAACCCGAATGGGCGGCGGCGCATCTCGACCGGGTGCAGCGCATGGTCGAGCGCGACCGCAACCACCCGTCCGTCATCTTCTGGTCACTGGGCAATGAAAGCGGTGTCGGGCCCAATTTCGAGGCGGCGGCGAAATGGATCCGCCAGCACGACAGGACGCGGCTGATCAACTTCCTCGGCTATAGCATGAGCGGCTGGCGACATCCGACCAACGCCTATGTCGATATCTTCGCGCCCATGTATGACGATGTGGAGAAGCTAGCCGACTATGCCCAGCGGCCCGAATTCACCCAGCCGCTGATCCTGTGCGAATATGCCCATGCGATGGGCAACAGTCTGGGCGACTTTCAGGGTTATTGGGACGTGTTCCGCAAATATCCGAAGTTGCAGGGGGCCTTCGTCTGGGACTGGGTCGACCAGACGATGATCCTCAAGGACAAGGACGGTCACCCCTATTGGGGCCAGGGCCTAGACTATGATCCCGATCCCAAGGATGCGGGGCTGCATGGCGACGACAGCCCCGTGGGCGACGGCGTGATCCAGTCAGACCGCACCCCCGACCCCGAATATTATGAGATGGCGCATGTCCAGTCGCCGGTCCACTTCACCCATGAGGGCGGCGGCTGGCAGGTGGTCAACCGCCACGACCATATCGACCTGTCGCGCTTCACGCTGGACTGGACGGTGCTGGAGAATGGCGTCGAGACGGCGCGGGGCAGCATCGCCACGCCATCGGTCGCGGCCGGAGCGAGCGCTCCCCTGTCCTTCGCCCTGCCCCCGGCGAAGGACGCCACGGCCGAACGCTCGCTGATCCTGCGCGCGCGGACCAGGGCGGGGGCGATCCCGCCGCTACCCGCGGGTCATGTCGTCGGCTGGGAGCAGTTCGCGCTCTCCGCCCCGGTCTTCGTCGCCGCCCCCGCCGGATCGGCCGTGCCGGAGGAAAGCCCCGATGCGATGACGCTGAAGGCTGGCAACGCCGTGCTGGAGATCGACCGCGAAACGGGCCTCGTTCGCCGCTATGCCCGTGACGGCAAGACCTTGCTGACCGGCGGCGCGCCCAATTTCACCCGCGCGCCGACCGACAATGATGTGGGTGCTGGCGTGCCCAAGAGCCATGCGATGTGGCAATATTTCTCCGAGCATCGCCGCCTCGACGATATCCAGCGCGACGGCAACGCCATCGTCGTCGATCACGACATGGGCGTGGGATCGGTCAAGATGCGGACCCGCTGGACCATGGCCCCGGACGGCAGCGCGACCGCGACGGTGCGCTTCACGCCGCTCCGCGCGACCTTGCCCGATCCCTTGCGCGTCGGCCTCGCCTTCGCGACGCCGGGGCAGCAATTCGGCCAGGTGAGCTGGTTCGGGCGCGGCCCCTGGGAAAGCTATGCCGATCGCAAGACCGGTGCGATCATCGCCCGCTGGAGCGGCGCGCTGGCGGACCAGTATCACGACTATGCCCGGCCGCAGGAGAGCGGCAACAAGACCGATGTTCGCTGGCTGCAACTGACCGGCACCGGCGTGGGGTTTCGCGTGACGGGGGCGCAACCGCTGTCGGTCAACGCCCTGCCCTTCCCCTATGCCGACCTCGCGATGAAGCCGCCGGGCAAGGCGCATAGTTCGGATATCCGCCCGCATGGCGACGGCACGCTGCTGATCGACGCCGCGCAGGTCGGGGTCGGGGGCGATACCGGCTGGAACCTCGATGGCCGCGCGCACATGCCCTATCGCATCGCGCTCCAGCCGCTGACCTACAGCTTCACGATCGGAGCCGCCCAGTGA